From a single Anaerolineales bacterium genomic region:
- a CDS encoding peptidoglycan bridge formation glycyltransferase FemA/FemB family protein, translating into MTEVTLTEWNDFLTKFPNAHLLQMGEWGELKKDFGWNPVRFILDGEVGAQILFRRLPLGLTLGYMPKPVDGGQWTVDSDKFWHEVDLICKKNRAVFLKVEPDAWEEEFSFQPSAFRISPHNIQPPRTVIVSIKEDEEQILARMKPKCRYNIRLAEKKGVTVRVWDDVASFHEMMTVTSGRDKFGVHSKEYYQCAYDLFHPKGTCELLLAEYEGKPLASLMVFANGKRAWYVYGASNNEERNRMPAYLIQWEAIRWAKARGCEEYDLWGVPDEDEETLEAQFEKRSDGLWGVYRFKRGFGGEVKRAAQALDRVYNPLLYWMYLKFIGNRES; encoded by the coding sequence ATGACCGAAGTGACCCTTACCGAGTGGAATGATTTTTTGACGAAATTCCCGAACGCCCATCTCTTGCAGATGGGTGAGTGGGGCGAATTAAAGAAAGATTTCGGATGGAACCCCGTCCGCTTCATCCTCGACGGGGAAGTTGGCGCTCAAATCCTCTTCCGCCGCCTGCCTTTGGGCTTGACTCTCGGCTACATGCCGAAGCCCGTTGACGGTGGACAGTGGACGGTTGACAGTGATAAATTCTGGCATGAAGTAGATCTTATTTGCAAAAAGAATCGCGCCGTTTTCCTGAAGGTCGAACCTGATGCATGGGAAGAAGAATTCAGTTTCCAGCCATCTGCTTTCCGTATTTCTCCGCACAACATCCAACCTCCCCGCACTGTCATTGTTTCCATCAAGGAAGATGAAGAACAAATTCTTGCGCGCATGAAACCAAAATGCCGCTACAACATCCGCCTCGCCGAGAAAAAAGGCGTGACTGTCCGCGTGTGGGATGATGTCGCGTCCTTCCATGAGATGATGACCGTCACAAGCGGACGTGACAAATTCGGCGTGCATTCCAAAGAATATTATCAATGCGCCTACGATCTCTTCCACCCGAAAGGGACATGTGAATTGCTCCTCGCTGAATACGAAGGCAAGCCGCTGGCTTCATTGATGGTCTTTGCAAACGGCAAGCGCGCCTGGTATGTGTATGGCGCGTCGAATAACGAAGAACGCAACCGTATGCCTGCCTATCTCATCCAATGGGAAGCCATTCGCTGGGCAAAGGCGCGCGGATGCGAAGAATACGACCTGTGGGGCGTCCCTGACGAGGATGAAGAGACGCTCGAAGCCCAATTCGAGAAGCGCAGTGACGGCTTGTGGGGCGTCTATCGTTTCAAACGCGGATTTGGCGGTGAAGTCAAACGTGCCGCGCAGGCATTGGATAGAGTGTACAATCCGTTGTTGTATTGGATGTATTTGAAATTTATTGGGAATCGTGAATCGTGA
- a CDS encoding peptidoglycan bridge formation glycyltransferase FemA/FemB family protein, translated as MTGNIWNEIISKLPDPHFLQTYEWGQVKAKYGWIPCYAVWTEDGKWKVESNIAALSTFHSPIIAAALILKRQIISRGFAARLSILYAPKGPLMDWTNESLCKRVLDDLQSFAKKEGAIFLKIDSDVVLGRGVPGGVDEVTENGGQAVRSDLRRRGWAESSDQIQFRNTVIVDLSASEEDILMRMKQKTRYNVRLAEKKGVVLRVGKLEDLGLLFKMYAETSVRDGFVIRDENYYMTVWKIFMQSAEPSAVPLIAEVDGEPVAAIFVFMFAGHAYYVYGMSRSIHREKMPTYLLQWEAMKLARSRGCSTYDLWGAPDVFDESDSMWGVYRFKEGLGGEVVRTLGAYDFAPNKFWYKMYSDVMPRVLDFMRSRGKDRTKRAMG; from the coding sequence GTGACCGGCAATATCTGGAACGAGATCATCTCCAAACTTCCCGACCCGCACTTCCTGCAAACCTACGAATGGGGACAGGTGAAGGCGAAGTATGGGTGGATTCCATGTTATGCTGTCTGGACGGAAGATGGAAAGTGGAAAGTGGAAAGTAACATAGCCGCACTTTCCACTTTCCACTCACCAATCATCGCTGCCGCGCTCATTCTTAAGCGCCAAATCATCTCGCGTGGATTTGCCGCCCGTCTCTCCATTCTCTACGCTCCCAAAGGTCCACTCATGGATTGGACGAATGAGTCCCTGTGCAAGCGCGTATTGGATGATCTGCAATCCTTCGCGAAGAAAGAAGGCGCGATCTTCCTGAAAATTGACTCGGATGTCGTCCTGGGGCGCGGAGTCCCTGGGGGCGTGGATGAGGTCACAGAAAACGGCGGACAGGCTGTGAGGTCCGATTTGAGGCGCAGGGGATGGGCGGAGTCATCCGACCAGATCCAATTCCGCAATACGGTCATCGTGGATCTATCCGCCAGCGAAGAAGATATCCTGATGCGCATGAAGCAGAAGACGCGTTACAACGTCCGTCTTGCGGAGAAGAAGGGTGTGGTGTTGCGCGTAGGCAAGCTGGAGGATCTGGGATTGCTATTCAAAATGTATGCCGAAACGTCGGTGCGCGATGGTTTTGTGATCCGTGATGAGAATTATTACATGACGGTTTGGAAGATATTTATGCAATCTGCGGAGCCATCCGCCGTCCCCTTGATCGCCGAAGTGGATGGGGAGCCTGTTGCCGCGATCTTCGTCTTTATGTTTGCGGGGCACGCATATTACGTGTATGGCATGTCGCGGAGCATCCACCGCGAGAAGATGCCGACTTATCTCCTGCAATGGGAAGCGATGAAACTCGCCAGGTCACGCGGCTGTTCGACCTACGACCTGTGGGGTGCGCCGGACGTTTTCGATGAAAGCGACTCGATGTGGGGCGTGTACCGTTTCAAGGAAGGCTTGGGCGGTGAGGTGGTGCGGACGCTCGGCGCGTATGATTTTGCGCCGAATAAATTCTGGTACAAGATGTATTCGGATGTGATGCCGCGCGTGCTGGATTTTATGAGATCGAGAGGGAAAGATAGGACGAAACGAGCAATGGGGTAG